In the Sorghum bicolor cultivar BTx623 chromosome 4, Sorghum_bicolor_NCBIv3, whole genome shotgun sequence genome, CCACGACGGCCTGCGAGTCGTGGTGGCGGCCGACGTCGGCCACGGGCAGAGTGTCGATGTCGATGGGGTGCACCTCGGCGCCGCAGCTTGCCCTGCTGCCCTCGTGCGCCGCGGCGGGTGGTGCCACCTCCTTGCTGGCGTACTGCTCCGCCGGCAgcttcacctcctccaccatgatcaccgccgccgcggcgggctTCTTGTTCCGGTACGCCATGTACAGCGCCATCTGCGCGAGGCCGAAGACGAAGCCCAGCACGTTGGGAGCCGCCACGAACACGTCCTTCTTCAGCGCGCCGTACGCGAACCAGATCACGGCGCTGAGCACCAGGAAGAAGGAGAGCGAGATGGGCATGAACTCCACGCTCTTGGTCCGGATCACCTGCCGCTGCAAGTACATCAAGTAGTAGGTATGTAGCGAATGCATGCATGATTTTCAGACCACCAGCTGCTGCCTGCTGGTGTTAATTGAACTAACTAACTaacaacaaagagagaagaaaaattaCCATGATGCTGAGCGGCGCGGCGAAGACGCTAAGCGCGACGCTGACGCAGATCCAGCCGAGCACTTTGACGCGGAGTCCGCCATTGGAGAGCACCATGGTGACGAGCGCGACGAGGCCGAAGACGCCGACGTTGAGCCCCAGCAGCATCTTGGCCGTCAGCACCCGGGCGGCCTTGGGAGCGTACAGCAGGTACATGCCCAGGTACACGGTCTCGATGACGCAGCCGACGCCGTTGATGGTGACCAGCAGCTCGGCGCCGGACTTGAGCAGCGCGTAGAAGATCCACAGCATGCAGCTGAAGAGCGTCACCACGTACGGCGTCGACTGGAAACCCTCCGTCGACTTCTTGCGGTACACGCGGTAGAACGTCGGCCTGCGAATGCATGCAAAATAACCAACCACGGATCAGATCAGTAATTAATCTCTCGGCCGGTCATATATTATGTCTCGTCTCAGTAGTCAGTTTTCTGCGGTCTATCAATAATCCTTCAGCCATGATTAACTGCTGACTAATACTAGTAGTTAGTATTAGTTTTACCATTTGATTAGATTGCAAGTGTTTGTTGCTCAATAATAGCAGCATGTACAACACACCTACCGAACAGTGACACTGCCTCGCAACTCATTAGAGTGACGTGCTAGACTTTTTTTGTTCTCTCTCCATTGGACTCCTGATTAATGCGAGAATAGTTTCCTAGCTATGTTGTCTTCAGGtatgaaaaaaaaattctaGAAGAGTAGGGAGTATGGACGATGGTGACAGCCCATGTATAGATTCAGTGAGATACGCATGCGTGCGATGTTCCTGAGGGTAGTATTTTTGGACTTTTCCGTTTATACGGAATATAAATATTGATTTCAGTAATATACTACTGGATATAAATTACATTAGATATGAAAAAAAATTCACCGTAGGTTAAAAGGCAAACAAATGAAAGCAGAGACCGATCGAGTTACTTACAGTGGCGAAAGAAACACCATCAGTGAGATTATGTTACCTGCAAAGCAAAGCAAAGGCAAGATCGTCGGAGCAGGAGGGACGTAGTCAGTTAAATTGCTTTGATTGATAGGgggcaaagaaaaaaaaaagcatgcGAGAAGGAGAAAGACATCCGGGCTGGGGTTGGCTGCAGGCAGAAGAAATGAAACAAACTCCTAGTCATGTACGACGCGCGGCACACACACAGAGAGGGGCGCCGTTGCACGGTACGGTTCTCGTGAAGGTACATGTAACATGTATGACGGCTTGGGTTTCTTTGTTTGGGCTAACCACCCCATTTAGGTCCTAAAAGTTTGGTTTTGGcggttccattttttttttcagatggCTACTTCTGTGGTGTGGCTCGGAAAGGAAGATGTAGCTGCTAGATTGACGAGGACATGTTGTTGAGTTGTCCCTGCAGTACGCATCTCAAAGGCGGTGATGAAACTGATTAACTACTACTCCTAGATATATAATCAACCAAACGCTTATATTTGTTGAAAAGTTCGAGAACCAAAAGCTTATATTAGCTCTCTACTATACTAAGGTACGGAAGCTTTATTTTGGCGATTGTGGTTTGGTGGAGCCTGGAATGAAGGACTGAAGATGGTATTTATGTATGTATGCATCTCATCAAAAAAGGATATGGGAGAAGGAAACAATGCAGAAACTGATGATCAGGAGAGGAAGGCGCCACATCGATCTGAATGCGCGCGCGCAGCCCGGCCGGCCGTCGATGGGTTGACGATGCAGTTATTACTCAGTAGGAGTAATATGTAGTGTAGTACTGTAGTGTACCTAGGATACCAAAGGTGAAGGCCCAGGTCTGCTGCTCCATGTTGAGGAAAGCCATCTCGATCGATCTCCCTCTTGCTTGCTTCTCCCTCTTGCTGCTCTAGGTAGCACACGGATCGAGCAGTCAATAATGGAGAAACGGCGGTCCTGGAGTGGAGGAGGAACGAAGGAGAGAGGCCTGTAGGTGCAGAGGGCAGAGGAGCTCGCTCTCTCGCTACCtgagggaggagggaggaggctcTCAGCTGCCTTGGGCTCTTGGGAACCTTGGAGCCAGCTGGGCCTCCTATATATAGGGAGAGCTGGTGAGGGAGAGGGGGAGCCGAGCTgagggaagaggaagaggggaggggaggggagggggggtTATTAGCTGTGTGGGCCCGTTAGATCTATATGATTACACAATGACTTGTCGCACCGTGCTTGCTTTGCCTCCCTCCGTCCTTTGCTTTTGGCGCcgcggagagagagagagagagagagagagagagagagagagagagagactgtaATGCTATGCTAGCGCGCAGCAGCACATACTACTACACGGTATAGCTTAGCTGGTGATTTTGTGCGCGCTGGACGGCCATGCTAACTAGTGCTTACGCGTGCACACGCGTTGCATTGGCTCCTGGCTCATCAGGCAGGCAGCTTCTAGCTTTCGTTCCGCGAACGAAAGCCCCCAGCTAGCTGCTGCTTTCGTTCGTCGTAACGCTAACGCCCTGTGACATGTCAAAACACCACCAGCAGCAGAGAGAGGCGGCGTCCGGCCCAAGCCCCGGCATTCCTGGCCGTCTGTTGCTGCGTTGGCTTGTTGGGCATGGCATGGATGCGGCGCAGCAGCAGGTCCTGCGTTGCCCCGGCCCTGATGCTAGCTAGTTGTCGTAACGGCCCCGCTCACGCTTTCTGCGAAAAGATACGGCACATCCCCGCGTCGTGACGAGCT is a window encoding:
- the LOC8056792 gene encoding bidirectional sugar transporter SWEET15, producing MAFLNMEQQTWAFTFGILGNIISLMVFLSPLPTFYRVYRKKSTEGFQSTPYVVTLFSCMLWIFYALLKSGAELLVTINGVGCVIETVYLGMYLLYAPKAARVLTAKMLLGLNVGVFGLVALVTMVLSNGGLRVKVLGWICVSVALSVFAAPLSIMRQVIRTKSVEFMPISLSFFLVLSAVIWFAYGALKKDVFVAAPNVLGFVFGLAQMALYMAYRNKKPAAAAVIMVEEVKLPAEQYASKEVAPPAAAHEGSRASCGAEVHPIDIDTLPVADVGRHHDSQAVVVIDVDVEPAATCAAAAAAAGGVRGDGAAGVVTAGPEQPAAMKPVDMAIAVEA